In the genome of Microcoleus sp. bin38.metabat.b11b12b14.051, the window CTGCAAAAAAAATAGCACTCAAAGCTATATTGCGTAGAAATATTTTGCCAGAAAGCAATTAAATCTATTCGTTCTCGCCAGTCGATCGCCAAATTTAGCGCTGCCAACGCACCCAGCCCCGAACATTCGATCGGCAAAGCAGGGTTTTTGTAAGGTTAGAAAACACATAAGAAGTCGGGCATCTAATGTTCACCTGTTATGCCCCATGCAATTATCATGGGGTGTCGGTTCGCTGAGGTATGTTAGCTTTCATGGAACCAATCCCCCTTCCTTCGTACATTCATTATGAATTGCTACTTCAATTGTTAGAACGCAAAACGATGTTGGCTGTCAGTCCACAATCGCCCCAACAGCAACAAGTACACCAGCTTATTATTACCCTGCGTAAAGCCCTGGCCATTCAAAAGCAATTAGAACAAAGCTGCGAGCGATCGAACTTAGCAGTAGAATACCGCTGGTCTTTAAATGAAACTAACCCTACGGGAGTTAAAAGTTAAAAAACTTAGAGTACCAACCGCTCGTATTTGATTTATTCTGTAGAACTCCCACAGAAAAAGTTAGGACAATATCATGGACAACAAGTTAATGCTGATGATTCCCGGCCCAACGCCGGTGCCCGAAGCGGCATTGTTAGCGATGGCAAAACACCCGATGGGCC includes:
- a CDS encoding DUF5340 domain-containing protein codes for the protein MEPIPLPSYIHYELLLQLLERKTMLAVSPQSPQQQQVHQLIITLRKALAIQKQLEQSCERSNLAVEYRWSLNETNPTGVKS